From Pagrus major chromosome 2, Pma_NU_1.0, one genomic window encodes:
- the ulk2 gene encoding serine/threonine-protein kinase ULK2, translating into MEAVGDFEYSRKDLVGHGAFAVVFKGRHRKKTDWEVAIKSINKKNLSKSQILLGKEIKILKELQHENIVALYDVQETPNSVFLVMEYCNGGDLADYLQAKGTLREDTLRVFLQQIAAAMRILNSKGIIHRDLKPQNILLSYVGRKKSNISGIRIKIADFGFARYLQSNMMAATLCGSPMYMAPEVIMSQNYDAKADLWSIGTVIYQCLVGKPPFQANSPQDLRMFYEKNKNLQPIIPRETSPQLSDLLLGLLQRNQKDRMDFDTFFSHPFLEPSSTIKKSCPVPVPSTSNAVTDSSCGSSPCIRYNSPPSLPDMQTLAEDGLSSPPLGPPNFLQLSKESAGSTSSKNSSCDTDDFVLVPHISTDSYDQPMGVGRRPSSEFLMCGGQPQPTSGQTPMVSPRAETTPIPVPTQIRNYQRIKQNLSSSPTTTLYSSPRSGTVRRSNTSPMGFPKVGSGSPSSADVPQTVGRRLSTGSSRPYSPSPLVGTIPEQLGHCCCHLQNHEPRSRSSSGGSPVPSSQLLGARLQSAPTLTEVYQTRQKLHKQLSDPVQPSSSSCSHSPQLGRPANLGSSPTKLLGSSPRTSDWLQKSPLPTIIGSPTKTMSAPFKIPKTQASCNLMALADSPVPTKTLADARDICAHHCSPYLTGRPAAPEASRTFGRSVSTGRLSEQPIRITLGGQAYQGSTDSLNTERPMDTAPAGPSVLAQGGSASPRTVLFTVGSPPNSSTPPTCSHLGTRPRTTSVGSNSSAGSLCSTSGRVYVGSPPGMAMGTSPPGGFMGGQIVPGGEGAPSSLRYVPYGTSPPSLEGFITFEAPELPEETLMEREHTDTLMHLRMMLSFTDCVLEMAAVRAGGTELGVSAASLYPPQDSVVVDQISQLSKEWGQVEQLVLYMKAAQLLASSLHLAKAQIKSAKLNPSTAVKQVVKNLNERYKSCISLCRRLTDKLNHFFSDKQRFVDEINSVTAEKLIYNHAVEMVQSAALDEMFKQTEDIAYRYSKAAMLLDGLSKILQDPTDIENVVKYKASVDRRISALCYCTVTLYE; encoded by the exons AAGACAGATTGGGAGGTGGCCATCAAGAGCATTAATAAGAAGAACCTGTCCAAGTCCCAGATCCTTCTTGGCAAGGAAATCAAAATCCTGAAG gaGCTGCAGCATGAAAACATTGTGGCACTTTATGATGTTCAG GAAACACCCAACTCCGTTTTCCTGGTCATGGAG TACTGTAATGGAGGTGATCTTGCCGACTATCTGCAAG CCAAGGGGACGCTGAGAGAAGACACACTGAGAGTTTTTCTCCAGCAAATTGCTGCTGCCATGCGCATCCTCAACAGCAAGGGAATCATCCACCGTGACCTGAAACCCCAGAACATCCTGCTGTCGTATGTGGGACGCAAGAAGTCCAACATCAGTGGCATCCGCATCAAAATAG CTGACTTTGGCTTCGCACGGTACCTCCAGAGCAACATGATGGCAGCCACACTATGTGGGTCACCCATGTACATG GCCCCAGAGGTCATCATGTCCCAGAACTACGATGCCAAGGCGGACCTGTGGAGCATAGGGACAGTCATCTACCAGTGTCTGGTCGGCAAGCCACCGTTTCAG GCCAATAGTCCCCAAGACCTGAGGATGTTCTATGAGAAGAACAAGAATCTGCAACCCAT CATCCCAAGGGAGACATCTCCACAGCTTAGTGACCTTTTGCTTGGACTGCTGCAGAGGAATCAGAAAGACAGGATGGACTTTG ACACGTTTTTCAGCCATCCTTTCCTGGAGCCGTCATCCACAATCAAAAAAT CATGTCCAGTGCCGGTCCCCAGCACCTCCAATGCAGTGACGGACAGTTCCTGTGGCAGCTCCCCATGCATCCGCTACAACTCTCCTCCT TCTCTCCCAGACATGCAGACATTGGCAGAAGATGGTCTGTCATCCCCTCCGCTCGGTCCGCCCAACTTCCTGCAGCTGTCCAAAGAGTCTGCAGGAAGCACCAGCAGTAAGAACTCGTCCTGTGACACTGATGACTTTGTCCTGGTTCCTCACATCTCTACTGATAGCT atGACCAACCAATGGGAGTGGGTCGCCGGCCATCCAGCGAGTTCCTCATGTGTGGAGG GCAGCCGCAGCCCACCTCAGGACAGACCCCGATGGTATCCCCTCGAGCTGAGACCACCCCAATCCCTGTTCCTACCCAGATCCGAAACTATCAGCGCATCAAGCAGAACCTCTCCAGCAGCCCGACCACCACGCTGTACAGCTCCCCCAG GTCTGGTACAGTGAGGCGCTCCAACACTAGTCCTATGGGGTTTCCCAAGGTGGGCTCGGGGTCCCCCAGCTCCGCAGACGTCCCTCAGACAGTGGGCAGGCGTCTCTCCACTGGCAGCTCTCGGCCCTACTCCCCCTCGCCTCTTG TGGGCACCATCCCTGAGCAGCTgggtcactgctgctgtcaccTGCAGAACCATGAGCCTCGCAGCCGCAGCTCCTCAGGAG GTTCCCCTGTCCCATCCTCTCAGCTCCTGGGGGCTCGGCTCCAGAGTGCCCCCACCCTGACCGAGGTCTACCAGACCAGGCAGAAACTCCACAAGCAGTTGTCAGACCCTGTTCAGCCttcgtcctcctcctgcagccacTCGCCTCAGCTTGGCCGACCAGCCAACCTCGGCTCCTCACCCACCAAGCTCCTGGGCTCCTCGCCCCGTACGTCTGACTGGCTGCAGAAGTCCCCACTACCCACCATCATTGGCTCCCCAACTAAG ACCATGTCGGCACCATTTAAGATCCCCAAAACGCAGGCGTCCTGTAACTTGATGGCACTGGCGGACAGCCCCGTGCCCACCAAGACGCTGGCAGATGCCCGGGATATCTGTGCCCATCACTGCAGCCCGTACCTCACCGGACGTCCCGCTGCCCCTGAGGCCAGCAGGACCTTTGGCAG GTCTGTTAGTACGGGTCGTCTGTctgagcagccaatcagaatcactcTGGGTGGACAAGCGTATCAGGGCAGCACTGACAGCTTGAACACAGAGCGACCCATGGACACAG CCCCTGCAGGTCCCAGTGTGCTGGCTCAGGGTGGCTCCGCAAGTCCCCGTACGGTCCTTTTCACCGTGGGTTCACCGCCCAACAGCAGCACTCCTCCAACCTGCAGCCATCTGGGCACACGACCCCGCACCACCTCAG TGGGCTCCAACAGTTCGGCTGGCTCGCTGTGCTCCACCAGCGGTCGGGTCTATGTCGGATCTCCTCCAGGCATGGCCATGGGCACCTCCCCTCCAGGAGGTTTCATGGGTGGGCAGATTGTCCCTGGGGGTGAGGGAGCACCCAGCAGCCTGCGCTACGTCCCCTATGGGACCTCCCCGCCCAGCTTGGAGGGATTTATTACATTTGAAGCACCTGAGCTTCCTGAGGAGACCCTTATGGAG CGTGAGCATACGGACACCCTGATGCACCTACGGATGATGCTTTCATTCACTGACTGCGTACTGGAGATGGCAGCAGTTCGAGCTGGTGGGACAGAGCTTGGTGTGTCGGCCGCCTCCCTCTACCCTCCCCAGGACAGTGTGGTTGTGGACCAGATCAGCCAGCTCAGCAAAGAGTGGGG GCAGGTGGAGCAGTTGGTCCTCTACATGAAGGCAGCTCAGCTCCTggcttcctccctccatctggCCAAGGCTCAGATTAAATCAGCCAAACTCAATCCTTCCACTGCAGTCAAACAGG TGGTGAAGAATCTGAATGAGCGTTACAAAAGCTGCATCTCCCTCTGCCGGCGGCTGACTGACAAACTCAACCACTTCTTCTCTGACAAGCAACGCTTTGTGGATGAGATCAACAGCGTCACTGCAGAGAAGCTCATCTACAATCATGCTGTGGAGATG gttcaGTCAGCAGCTCTGGATGAGATGTTCAAGCAGACAGAGGATATAGCATACCGCTACAGCAAGGCCGCCATGCTGCTGGACGGCCTGTCAAAGATCCTACAGGATCCCACTGACATTGAGAACGTGGTCAAGT ATAAGGCCAGTGTGGACCGAAGGATCTCAGCCCTCTGCTACTGTACCGTCACACTGTACGAGTAG